The window TCATACTCGCCGACGCTACGCCTCGCGCGTCTGTGGCCCCTCCCCCGCGAAAAggccatctcctcgtcgccgtcgagcagtgcgtcatcctcctcgtcgccgctttGGCCCTTGTTGCCGTTGTccatgctcgtcgacgacgtcggcaccgccgtcgtgccggaTCCGAGGATGcgtccgccgccgaagaagaCGGGCTGGAGCTCGCGGTAGCGGCACCCCCAaatgccgagggcgacggagagggcCGAGGAGCCGAGCATGGTGGCCCACCACATCGAGTGCCGGGGTAGAGAGCGCGAGTAGACCGTCGTCAAGGCAAGGTGGACAAAGTGCATGGTGAGGGCAAAGTCGGGCACGAGCTTGCTACGGCcgatgaggatgacgagggcgacggtccTGGCGAGAACGAGTCAGTCAAGAGGCAAGCGACGCGGGtgctgccggcgagggcgggtGGCTGGGGCGGGTTGACGGACATGCAGAGGCCACCGTTGAGAACCCAGACGAAGGCGAGCAACCAGCCGGTGGTGGTGTCGCCCCTGATCGTCTCCCAGCCAAAGACCAAGTCGGGGCTGATggagatgccggcgacgagggccgtgAGGATCAtgaggacgatggcggcgacgtagAAGGCGGCCTGGAGCATGGCGATCTGCGAGGCAATCTTCAGCGGCTGGAGCTCGgagagggcgccggcgcgaggGGGTCGTCTCCGCCGAGGCATGCTTGCTGTCGCGGTCGTCTACGGCAGCCGGTGCCCTCGTGCAAGGTAGGTCGGGTCggtcgagggaggaggacgaggaggacgaggaggaggcgacggcgacgatgatgggcACTAGCCGCGCTCCGTGTCCATCTGCCGACGCGCAATCGTCGTGTCGCCCAACGGCAGACGAGAAAAGGCAAAGGTGGCTGCGACGAGATGAACGGTGCCTAAACTCAGTTGATGCGGCGATGAGCGAGCCCaagggaggaggacgagtcgtcgccgaggccgcgagAGGGATCTTTCCCGGGTCGTCACCGTTGCCTTGGCGGGCAAACTCGGCCAAAGCTCCTCTGCCGTGCTCGCTTGATCGCGAGACCGAAAggcggagagggagagggcacgagggagggaggtgatgggatggaggagaggggagtGAGAGtggaggatggatgggatggCTGATGACGAGGGCGCTTGCTACCAGGACAGCTCGCCTGCTTGGCTCGCTTCGCTGCGCGCCTAAACCTTGGCCGCCCTGCCGAACCGGATGGGTTTCTGCGGCAACGCTAGAGCCAAACGGGCTCACCGCCCTCCGGCAGTACTTGCCCGTCCAAGCTGGTCAAAATCGACATCGAGACAAACGTCATGACCATGGCCGACTCCATCAGACGACGTACCACATCGACCATTCCCTACCCATCTGCATAGCACCTCTCTGCCTGTGCGGGTGTTCTAGTCTACCGCGTGTCGACGGCAACCCCGCGACGCATCCAAGCTGCCAAGCCCGCTCGGCGCTCGAAGCGAATAGCGAGCTGCCCTCGCCACGCCcggggccgtcgaggaacatTCGAAcccaccgccgtcgaggaacatTCGAGCacaccgccgtcgagccgacgacgcgagGCAAACGCCCGTTCCGCCAGCCCCGACAGCCACCGCCGAGCCAAGGAAAACGATGGGCTGGTGGCCCTTCTCCTCGGACCCCCGCGGCGACGCCATTCGCTCCGGCGACGCCATCCCCAACCGCGCCGAGCGCTCGCAGTGCTGGGCCTCGCGCGACGCCTACTTTGCCTGCCTCGATGCCCActccatcctcgacgccggcaaggacgccgccgccgccgccaaggcctGCCCGACGCAGACGGCCGACTTTGAGCGCGACTGCGCCGCCGCTTGGGTCAAGTACTTCAAGCAGTGgcgcgtcgccgacctgcAGAAGCGCAGGCGACTCGACGAGCTGAGGAAGCAGGGCGCCCAGGAGATGACCGTCTCGACAGCCTTTGCGCCCGACGGCCCCGCCCCGGAGAAGGCGGCCACCGGAAAGGCGGACATTCAGGAGATGCTggagaggaagaaggcgagGTAAATGGctccgacgaggcgacggcaaggtcgaccAGAAACGAGCCGGCCGTCCCCGCCGACGGGCCTTGTACAGTGAGTGCAGCGACATCAAGAGCGCGTGCCGTCATCCGTCGTCACCTGCACCCGCGTCTCATGGTACAACATCACTTTCTCATCTACCATTCATCTAAGGGATAAAAGGAAACCAGTTCGCCCGCCCCGTCCTTCATTCTAGCATATGAACAGACGAAAAGGGGGAGGAGACGTAGGAAAATTGAAATGacaaaaagaaaaaaaaggaaaCAATGAAAGAGCTGTGTACGCGGGCGTGCTTGTTGATGCGTCAGTGGTATCATCCATGTCTTTAGGATAACGAAACAAGGCCGGAAACGACAAAGGCACGCACATCTGCCCATGGCGAGCGCCCTTCCGCGCGGCGCGAACGTGAGcgcgaccgtcgacggcaaacACCATGCTCGTCGCGGGGGGCCGGTCCTCCGTCGCGGTGCCGCAGGGATCCCGCGCGAAGGCtcccggcttcggcgtcaACCTCGCGGTGCGCCGCCGCTTCGACGCGTCGGTCGGTTCGCCGGCCATCCGTgcgcgaggagggcggcgagcaacgggtggacggtgccgtccgccgacgccgtcgccggaaGGCAAAGGCAGCTCGTGGTCAGGGCGAGCTACGCGGCCATCCTCACGCGACCGTCCTGCGCCTCGTCCCGCTTGGGCTTGTCGACGCTCTCCTTgctcggacggcggcggacccTGAGCGAGTTGTCCCTGCTGATGGATCCGTTGCTGTTACCTCCGTACCCGCTGTCGGAGCCGTCCGACCTGGCCGCGGCCtggctcctcgccggcggaggcggcggcggcggtccgggaggcggcgggggcatcgtcggcttgCCCTTGGCGCTCGCAGGCATGCCACTcgcgacgccatcgtcgttccgaccgccctcgccgatctcctcgacgatgggcagTATCGGGTCGAGCTGCTGGAAGGAATCCCGCTGGTCGGATGCCAAGCTCCTGGTCTTCAGCGTCCGGTCTGGAATGTCCTTCTCtggcgccgccaccgccatcTCGATCGCTTCCCGCCCCTCGGGTGGCTGCCGTCCGGCCGGACACGCCGGCGGCTGGTAGTCGGGCATCGCGGGGATGGCGTGGTGCGACTGGTGGCCCGAGTCCCGCCGGGAGGccagcgccgacgccgacgccctggcCGCGTCCATGGCCTCCTGGTCCCGGCGCTgcgcctccctcgtcgcctcctcggcggatAGGGTGATGCCCTCGACGAAGTGGTAGAACCTGTCGCCGTACTGGTCCGGCGGCAGGGCCGAAATCTGCGTCCTGTCGTTCGAGAGGCCCTTCCAGAAATTCTCGATTTTCTTGATCATTCCATACTGCGGCCAGATCGTCAGCTGTCCGTCTGCCCCCGGCCGTATCGTCCCCCCGCTCGTGCTCgcgaggggggaggggagcggGAACACTCACGTGGGTCAGGCAATCAATGACGCCCAAGTAGtagacctcgtcggcgggcgtGTTGTCCTCGTGCGTGGCGCggaagccgccgtcgtcctggtTGAAGATGAAGCTCGATCGGCTGTGGCCCACGTCCAGCTCGTCGGGCATTCCGTCCGCCTGGCCCATGGGCACCGGCCGCTTCTGCCGGATCATCTGCCGCAACTCGTTGGCCTTTCGGAAATTCTCCAgcttcgacggcgtccgCAAGAGAGATTgcgcatcgtcctcggccgacttcTCGCCGCCGGGGTTGAAGACCTGCAACGTTTTGCCCCGCAGGTTCTCCTCGTTGCCTCGCGAGAGGTCGTGGATGCCGATGAGCAGGGAGTAGTCCATGATCTGGAGCCGCTTGAGGAGGGCCACGTCCcgctgcagctgctcgagaAAGAGCCGCTTCTTCTGCATGCCGAGCTCCAGGTGCTGCTGGCGCCGGAGCCAGTTCAAGTCCTTGAGGGTCGCTCGGGGATTCTGGGCCAGGTCTTCCTCCTTGTactcgcggccgacggtcgaACCCTTCAGGTCAAAGGTCGTGTGGATGTCCCGGTGGGGCGGGAAGAGGTTGTTCATGACGACGAAGTGAATCTTCTTGCCGTAGGGCATCTTGACGCGATGCAGGCCGTAAAACTGCGAGAGGAGCGTGTTCGGGTTGTCGCGGACGTGGTTGTAGTACTCCTTGAGGATCTTCCTCAGGAACTTGTGCTCGGCGTGGTGGATGGTCTTGatgatgtacttgtagtctCGGGAAAAGTAAAAGAAGCTGCCGCTCTTGCCGGGCGACCCGAGCTCGGAGAGGATGTACTTTCCCGTCAACGACATGAGGTAATCGGCCGGGTCGAGGCGGAAGAGGGACCGCAGTCGGCGGAAGACCCAAGGCGCGTAGTCCTTGAACTTGAAGTCGTACTTGGCCGAGGGGACCAGTTCGTTGCCGGTGCTGGCACGGTTAGCGGCGCgcacgagcggcggcgggcgacgggcgacgacgtacATGTCAAAGGTCGACTTCTGCTTCGCCTCAAAGTCGGCGTTGGTCAGCTCACGGTCGAGCTTGGCGTTGGTCCTCGAGACGGAGACGCGGATGCCGGTCAGCATGTTGTAGGCCGTCACCCAGTTGGCGTGGCTCTCGTCCACcttggtgccgacgaggacgcggccgtcgtcctcctcctccttcttgcGCCGCTTGCTGGCCCTCCGTTGCCGGTAGGCTTCGGTCCACCgaacggcatcctcgtcgacgacgacgccgtcccTCGGCGTTTCCGGTTGCGTGGATCGCGTCGTCCGGCGCACGAGGTTGAGCGACGCGCGACGGGCGCCCgaggagccggcgccggccggggAGAAGCGACCACTGGCgtgggcgtcggcgccgtccttggAGTGACGGCCAGACGGGATCTTGGGCACCTCCAGGGTGTGCCTGTGCTTCATGGCAAGGCCGGCGGGCGCCGGCTGCTGGTTCTTGGTGGGCGACGCGGTCGAGGCACCGGCCGGCGAGTAGtaggcggccggcgaggagaacCGCTtgggcgaggaggcggccgaggctaGGTCAAAGCTCTGGTGCACACGCTCGAAGGAGGCCGCGTGGGACTTGGGGCTGTGGGGGTACGCATCGTGCGGAACCGACAAGGGCGGCAGCTCGTCgggcgccttggccgtcggcccaTCGCGATCCGACGCGAGCGAGCCCCGCCGGTAGGCCCTGCGCCGCGGGTGGGGGGGCCACGattcggcggcatcgtcgtagtcgtcgtcgccgccgggcgCGGGAGCCGGCGGCCCCGTCCGGTCAGGAGGGTGGTGCATCGGCCCGCGGGGGGGCGACTCGAAGACGGCCGGCGCGGCTCCCGACGCACCCGCGTCGGCCAAGACCAGCTTGCCGTTGGCGAGAGAGCCggtgctcgtcggccgcgtgccgttgccgttggtCGCCATCGGGGCGGCGTCGGAAATGTCCGAGTCGTGGGTGGAGAGCGTCGAGCTCTCGTCGTAGCTTCCCTTGACTAGGCCAGAGCGAGTGTGACCAAAGGACGGCGCCCCATCTGCCCCCTTCCTGTTGCTCGCGAGGCCGAATCGATTGCCggggtcgaggtcgagatcgaggacgtcgaggtcgcTGGAGAagatgggcggcggcgcgtcTCCGTTCAGGAACGAGGGCATCTCGCCCCAGGCGGACGggttcgaggccgacggcaacaGGGTCCGTCGGGTCcgtgacgccgtcgacgtcttgcttcgacggccaaggagggacggggacgggctCGGGGTGCGGatggacggccgacgacggggcggctcgacgagggtgagcgacgtcgtcgtctgggGGCCCCAGGTGCACCGGAGGACGGGCGCCGACTAGGCAACGAGGGGGGCGGGAGCGACGCtgctggcgatggcggctgCAGGCATCGAGCGGGTTAGGCAAGGGGCATCGCTTCGTTCGTTCGAGGAGGACAAGCGCGGGTGGGtgagacggccgacggacgaggaagggTCGGGGATAaggtcggacgaggagattgTCAGGTCCGCGGAaatcggggggggggggggggcagaaCGGGAGGGGGCGACGGAATCGGGGCCCGCGTCGGGTGCGTGCTTGACGGGAATGACGATGTGCCGctgatgccgacgccgctgctgccgatggtgatgacgaggatggggATGAAGATGTTGTTGTTGAGGAGGATGGGTGCGTCGGCAAAGTCGAGCGTCGGGACCGATTGTGGGCGGGCAAGGTCGCTGCGGAGCGGAAAGTGTTGTTTGTCGTGTTTCGCCAGCCTGACCGTTGGCTGGGCTTCCCTCCCACGCCGCCGACTTTGCTTGGCACAGCAGGTTGGCAGTCGGAAATTGCAGCGTGGCTCGGCTGGCTCTGGCCAGCAGGTTCCGGCCAGCAGGGGGTCGATCAACTACtagcgagagcgaggccaggggggggggcagcaTACTAGAGTGACGTTTAACGGGCGGCCAGCGAGCGACTGCCCTGTGACGGGAGCCGCAGGCCTCTGTTTGTTATGCGTCCAGCATTGGCCGTCATTGCCAGGTAGCGTGCTAGTTTCCGGCGTGCTAGGTACcggcaagtactgcacatgtactcgtgctACGCCGGCAAACGGTGGTGAAAACAACAAAGGGTCGGGTAACTTGGCACCACTAGCACCAAAGTACCGGCTCGGCAGCCAACTCTGGCAAGCAACGGTCGCCATCGACCGTCACGATGTACGAACATTGCCAAGAAAAAAACAAGAACAAAAACAAGAACAAAAACAAGGACGAAGAGAGAAGGGAACTGCCTTGCACGGATGGTGCTTGCATGACGACCAGCGTACGGAAGTTtggcacgacgaggcgggaGGAGGAACGCTTTTGGTCAGCGAGCATGcggtacgtgcaagtacatgcacagtactgctACGCCGGTCACGACGGAAAACGCCTaccaagtatgtacttgtgaagtacggagtacgcttGTGAGGAAAActtgtgtacttgtacttgcatgtacccgcagtgcggagtacttcgtacctagcactccgtactccgtacctgctgcCGTCATAATCGTAATCGTGCAACTATTATTTATTAAGTAATTACACTGAATACctcgtacgaagtactccgtactcggtcaGCACTTGATATTTATACTGCCCAtggtgtgcttgcatgtacagtacttgcacctacggagcagCAGCCCTTGTATTAGTAGATGAAAACCCAAACCCATGCCGTCGTAGCCAAGACCAGCTGAACTTGTTGCGGGTCGCTGTGTCGTGCGCCGTCGCTGCTCCCTTTGACTAGGTCTGAGCGTCTTCAACTGATGGACATTCGCCGCGCCTTTCAGTGTGTGTCGGAACATGCGCGAGCGCGGCATCTTGCCATGTCGTGATGGGGTGCCGCCGA of the Drechmeria coniospora strain ARSEF 6962 chromosome 01, whole genome shotgun sequence genome contains:
- a CDS encoding integral membrane protein: MPRRRRPPRAGALSELQPLKIASQIAMLQAAFYVAAIVLMILTALVAGISISPDLVFGWETIRGDTTTGWLLAFVWVLNGGLCMTVALVILIGRSKLVPDFALTMHFVHLALTTVYSRSLPRHSMWWATMLGSSALSVALGIWGCRYRELQPVFFGGGRILGSGTTAVPTSSTSMDNGNKGQSGDEEDDALLDGDEEMAFSRGRGHRRARRSVGEYEMVQMKQAKD
- a CDS encoding phosphatidylinositol-4-phosphate 5-kinase its3, with amino-acid sequence MPSFLNGDAPPPIFSSDLDVLDLDLDPGNRFGLASNRKGADGAPSFGHTRSGLVKGSYDESSTLSTHDSDISDAAPMATNGNGTRPTSTGSLANGKLVLADAGASGAAPAVFESPPRGPMHHPPDRTGPPAPAPGGDDDYDDAAESWPPHPRRRAYRRGSLASDRDGPTAKAPDELPPLSVPHDAYPHSPKSHAASFERVHQSFDLASAASSPKRFSSPAAYYSPAGASTASPTKNQQPAPAGLAMKHRHTLEVPKIPSGRHSKDGADAHASGRFSPAGAGSSGARRASLNLVRRTTRSTQPETPRDGVVVDEDAVRWTEAYRQRRASKRRKKEEEDDGRVLVGTKVDESHANWVTAYNMLTGIRVSVSRTNAKLDRELTNADFEAKQKSTFDMYVVARRPPPLVRAANRASTGNELVPSAKYDFKFKDYAPWVFRRLRSLFRLDPADYLMSLTGKYILSELGSPGKSGSFFYFSRDYKYIIKTIHHAEHKFLRKILKEYYNHVRDNPNTLLSQFYGLHRVKMPYGKKIHFVVMNNLFPPHRDIHTTFDLKGSTVGREYKEEDLAQNPRATLKDLNWLRRQQHLELGMQKKRLFLEQLQRDVALLKRLQIMDYSLLIGIHDLSRGNEENLRGKTLQVFNPGGEKSAEDDAQSLLRTPSKLENFRKANELRQMIRQKRPVPMGQADGMPDELDVGHSRSSFIFNQDDGGFRATHEDNTPADEVYYLGVIDCLTHYGMIKKIENFWKGLSNDRTQISALPPDQYGDRFYHFVEGITLSAEEATREAQRRDQEAMDAARASASALASRRDSGHQSHHAIPAMPDYQPPACPAGRQPPEGREAIEMAVAAPEKDIPDRTLKTRSLASDQRDSFQQLDPILPIVEEIGEGGRNDDGVASGMPASAKGKPTMPPPPPGPPPPPPPARSQAAARSDGSDSGYGGNSNGSISRDNSLRVRRRPSKESVDKPKRDEAQDGRVRMAA